The following DNA comes from Camelina sativa cultivar DH55 chromosome 14, Cs, whole genome shotgun sequence.
TCAGCTTTGAGACATTCTCAAGTTTTAGCAATGTCCTGTGAAGATAACCGGGATATGTTatggtttcttgtttgttgtaAAGTGGATtactggtaaaaaaaaattggtaatcCCATCATTCATTCACtaattgtaatgtttttttgcttatatagTAATGCTAGTTGCTtcattgtctctctctctctctctctgttctttgtTCTACTTTGAGACATTCTCAAGTTTTATCAATGTTCCCGTccatgaagaaacacaatttcAAGCAGATAATGTTTAGTGTTTAGTAAACATCATATTCATCTCCAGTATAATTGTAATCTCTAGCTGTTTAATGATGCAGTTCgcttcacttttttttaaaggtttctTCAATCTTTGTCCCATATAGTCTACTCCTATTGTTGCCGGGTATATTGATGGCTAAGATTTCTTTACATAAGAAACTTCTTGTTCTCGAGTATGTTTCACGGCTCGGTTCCTTAATGTCAAGAATGACATGCTGCTTGTTTCACCAACGGTAGATCGGGCAATGTCTGTTGAGGACTGGACAACCTTCTACTCACATCTCTGAGGTTAAGATGGTTTCTTTGTTGGATATCCAGATTACTTGATTATCATCACTGAAGTTTAGTGTTTAGGCCCTTGCTTTCTCAACAAAAGCAAACTCTAtttgttgctgtttttttttNttttttttttttttttttttctggattaaGCAAACATGCTAATACTGATAATGAATGATCTGAAAAATCCTTAGAGAAGCTTCTTATTCATGgacttattttgttttcctgttGCAttagtttgtgttgttttggcCAGAGGTTTGAAACAATATCTAAATATGATTACCAATAATATTTGTGCTATCCTATGTTGTTTGATGGGTTCACAGGTTTCCAGACAAGAATCTATGTAAGATATCCTTAAATCACCTACGGTTGACCGAACACCAGCAACGAGCAAAGCCTGACCTCGCATTTCTGGAgaacttatcttcttctttgaggTAAGTTATTGCTTAATTTTTCTCACAAAGTTAGATATCTTGCATCTAGATAATTCAGTATGAGATTGGGCTGAGTTTGTGTTAATCCTTAACTTGATACAGTGATCCCTCAATAGTAACGGTAACATACTTATTCAAACCCTGTGAAAATACATTTAAGATATTATGACATATATGTAAGCAATTGCTCCTTATAGACGTGAGTGGCTTACCACAATCTTTAGACAGATTACGCCTTCCATTATTTTATTCGAAACTTCAACTTCTTCCCACCAACTTAGGAGTTTTATTTGAACTTCTAAAAACATTATGATCATTTGCACTCAAACTTCTAAAAGATATATTCATcttctaaaagaaaaagttttgacATTGAAGGAGATCATTTTCACTCGctttgactttttttgttgttgtttggttttctcACTATGATCTGCACGGATTCAAGTCACCAGCGGATTTCGTTCTCAAGTGATCTTGGCCAATCCGAGATAGCACCACCACCCGTAGTAGAACCATCCGGCCTCATCCGAAGAGACGAAACTCTTCTAGATTCATCAAACCCAGACTTTGAGTTCCATATCTCAAACAACTTTGATCCAGGAGATTCCTCACCAGCGGATGAGATCTTTGCAGACGGCATGATCCTTCCTTTCCATGTAACCGCAGCTTCCACTGTACCAAAACGTCTCTACAAGTATGAACTCCCTCCCATTACCTCCTCCCTTTCTCCATCCCCTCCCCTGCCACAACCGTTACCCACAAAACACAGCGAGAAGGAAACCAACGGGCGAGCGAGCGGAGCAAACTCTGACTCAGAAGCAGAGAAGTCATCAAAGTCGTTTTGGAGTTTCAAGAGAAGCTCGAGCCTAAACTGCGACATAAAGAAGAGTCTGATCTGTTCGTTTCCTCGGCTCACTAGAAGCAACTCTACAGGTTCGGTTACTAATTCTAAGAGAGCAATGCTGAGAGATGTTAACAACCATAGGCCCTCTTCTCGGTCCTCTTGCTGCAATGCGTATCAGTTCAGACCGCAAAAGCACGCAGGAAAGAAAGGTGAAGGAGGAGGAAGCTTTTCCATCATTCCAGTCCTCAACGGTCCATCAACATTTGGGTTAGGATCGATCTTACGCCATTCGAAAGataagacgaagaagaagaagaacaagaagtaGATGATATGAGATGTTCAGAGTTTATCAGTTATGTTTCCTCGTTTGATTGTGTCTGCAAATTGTTGTGTGAGTTTTTCTCGAACTTTgtacacattttttttagtgttactACAACTTTTTTAGGTTGCTTCAATATTTCGAATTGGACACAATCTCAATGACAGATGAGATGACACAATCAGACTAAAATGGTTCACATCCATCTCAGAGAACCTATCATTACATATGAAATGCTCATTATATATTATCCAGTTTTGTTGAAATAAAAGACTCTTTAACTTTCAAGTCAGAGATAAGTAAGATGTGGGTAACACCAATGTcatacaaaatctatatatacacaccaGGGATTGGTGCACACCTATATTTTAACatcttaaagctgatttaaaataaataagtttattaATGGAATAAGGTATGACCAACATTAGACATATGTTAAATGGTAGTTGAAAAGCCAAGTCTAACTTGAACCATTCTTAtttaagtaatttgataaaactTTGGTTTTAGAAAATTTGACATGACATGTCCCCCATTTACTTCTTATtgctattcttcttcttcaggtccTCTGTTTCTTGCACTTTGCCTTTGGTTGCATGGTAAGAGCCCAACATTCATAAAGAACGGAACCAGGCCAAGTCCAACCTCTGCCTCAACTGTATGTTTTTGGTTAACGAGATGCCTGATGAAACTTTCAACGCTAGGCAACTAAGAGTATATTAAGCAAAAGTAGCTGTTTTACTGCGTATCCTCCATTGCCCCTTGAATCTGCAAGTATATTAAGCTTTTCCAGAGGAAGCATCTCGGATCGCATTCGCCCAAAACGTAAGCTGCGAATGGATTCTTAGAAATCTACCGAGACATGATGTCTTCGGAACCAAAGGGGGAGTGATAAAGATTGATTCCAGTGGAAGAGAGCTCTCCATGGATACCATGAGGGATGTTGCAGTTTATCTTGCTATTAATgttgaaatgattttgttaaaaacatgcATTATACACTTTGAACTGGACAGTGATTAGTGACAAAAATGACAACAATGGTACAAATTATTATACAGTATAATTGTATTATGTCTTggtttattttcagttttacatGAATACACATGCTAACATAAAAAATTGTACATGGAAAACAAAcgtaaataatatttaaaatcggGATATAAACATACACGGAATTATTACAATCGTAGAGAACATAGATAGTTTCATGTTCAAACGCACAACTGATGCTATCGGAGATCAATGACATCAAACTTGAGATTAGGGTTCATGTAAACATCCTTACACGTATTGTAAATTGGTCCTCCGTCTGCCGGTGAACTATGCGCGTGAAACCCACGCCGGTCACAATTTCTTATCACCGTCATTCCTCCCGGCGTTGTCAGCCGGAATATTCCGTGattcctataaaaaaaacataatccttTTAGGGTTTCTCGAATCAATTTATGAACTGATATGAATTTTTGGTCTTTTGTCTGTCTACTATACCTTGAAGAGTCTTGTGGCGCCATAACAATTGCCACAGCTTCCGGCAACATAATCTGAAAACATTGTAATtgaaggtttagggtttatgactTCTTTATGAGGAAGGAGTGTAAACCCATTGTTGATATATGTAAAAGtctttttcaaattctttaAAAAGGTTTCGTCCGTACCTGGTAGGAATAGTGTGTGTGAACATCAATGGATGACATGAAACAAGACTGTGTCGGATGCGTCTGAGGGAATGGAGATAGTGATTAGCAAGTTAGTAAAGAAACAATTATATCATGAGACCAATTAACCGAGAAAATGATATTAACAGATAACAAAGACTGATCTTCAAGAAGACAGCAGTTAGAGCTAAATTCATATTTACTCACATGAATCCATCCAAGTGGGAAAAGGGATTGCTTGTCCTGTACTTCAAATATCTCCTCTTCGTTTGTGGCTTGACACTGAGAAAGACCGAGAAATAAGTGAGAATGTGCATATGAAGAAATTAAGttgaaatacaaaaacaagaatcTGTGCTTACCGAGTCAGATGTTGATTCCTGCTTTGGTATGATGAGAGCTGTAATgtaaaattttctgtttttctgCAAACAAGTGATTCACAGATCATTATTGCTGATTCATTTTCATGAGCTTAATGTCAATATCgcatttttaaattaaaatacgaCTTACTAGTGAGCCAGCAAGAATACCACACGTCTCTAAATTCTTTTTAGTGTTTGACTTGGCAAGCCTCATGAAGGTATCCATCATTGTTGTTGCCTGCAAATATAGATAATTATCAAACATGAAGACAATTGGATAGTATAACATAGAGCCAGTGGTTGTCTACAAACTTATTCTCACTATCTTATATTTGCAGAGTCTCGGACAATGTAGCAATAGAATTAGCCACTAGTTCTATATTCTGTGTTGAAATCCCAAGGTTAGATAAACAATTTATGATATGTGTTTGGAACTGGACCCATCAGCATGAGTCTAGTGTTTACATAGAATAAGCTACAGTACACAATAAACTAAGCAATCGATGCAGCCCTGAGtagatttgtaattttgtatgaACTTTGACATCAGAATAATAACAAAGATAGGAGAAATATAGCAAACTTACAATATGTAGTTCAAGAGGAGACTCCGACCGTAGAGACTCATCTGGCAGAGAGNNNNNNNNNNNNNNNNNNNNNNNNNNNNNNNNNNNNNNNNNNNNNNNNNNNNNNNNNNNNNNNNNNNNNNNNNNNNNNNNNNNNNNNNNNNNNNNNNNNNNNNNNNNNNNNNNNNNNNNNNNNNNNNNNNNNNNNNNNNNNNNNNNNNNNNNNNNNNNNNNNNNNNNNNNNNNNNNNNNNNNNNNNNNNNNNNNNNNNNNNNNNNNNNNNNNNNNNNNNNNNNNNNNNNNNNNNNNNNNNNNNNNNNNNNNNNNNNNNNNNNNNNNNNNNNNNNNNNNNNNNNNNNNNNNNNNNNNNNNNNNNNNNNNNNNNNNNNNNNNNNNNNNNNNNNNNNNNNNNNNNNNNNNNNNNNNNNNNNNNNNNNNNNNNNNNNNNNNNNNNNNNNNNNNNNNNNNNNNNNNNNNNNNNNNNNNNNNNNNNNNNNNNNNNNNNNNNNNNNNNNNNNNNNNNNNNNNNNNNNNNNNNNNNNNNNNNNNNNNNNNNNNNNNNNNNNNNNNNNNNNNNNNNNNNNNNNNNNNNNNNNNNNNNNNNNNNNNNNNNNNNNNNNNNNNNNNNNNNNNNNNNNNNNNNNNNNNNNNNNNNNNNNNNNNNNNNNNNNNNNNNNNNNNNNNNNNNNNNNNNNNNNNNNNNNNNNNNNNNNNNNNNNNNNNNNNNNNNNNNNNNNNNNNNNNNNNNNNNNNNNNNNNNNNNNNNNNNNNNNNNNNNNNNNNNNNNNNNNNNNNNNNNNNNNNNNNNNNNNNNNNNNNNNNNNNNNNNNNNNNNNNNNNNNNNNNNNNNNNNNNNNNNNNNNNNNNNNNNNNNNNNNNNNNNNNNNNNNNNNNNNNNNNNNNNNNNNNNNNNNNNNNNNNNNNNNNNNNNNNNNNNNNNNNNNNNNNNNNNNNNNNNNNNNNNNNNNNNNNNNNNNNNNNNNNNNNNNNNNNNNNNNNNNNNNNNNNNNNNNNNNNNNNNNNNNNNNNNNNNNNNNNNNNNNNNNNNNNNNNNNNNNNNNNNNNNNNNNNNNNNNNNNNNNNNNNNNNNNNNNNNNNNNNNNNNNNNNNNNNNNNNNNNNNNNNNNNNNNNNNNNNNNNNNNNNNNNNNNNNNNGtaagaaataaacaaacaagctaGTCGATCTAACCTTGGGATTTCAACTGGCGAAAAATCTATATTGCTTGGATATTGAACCTGGATCATATAACGCAAAGAACATCAGCTTAGTGTGAAGAAGTggattataaagaaaataaccaaGCATCCTGTGATACCTTTGTAACATTAATTGGTGGCTGCCACTGTCCACCAAGTCCACCTGGACCCAAGATAGAATGCTTGGAAAGGGTTTCTTCATTTGGTCGGAAGTTCACTGACCTAGATGaaacataaagttaataaaatctATAAGACAGGACCATGAGACCAGAAAAACAGTGAGAAATAGAACGAAGATCTTTCATTGAGAAAAGTTTCGAGAAACAAAACTGAAGACGTACATCTTTCGGAAAAGCTCTTGGCGTGGTGCAGCGTTCAAGAATTGTTGACCCCTGGAACCCATGTAGCCAAAATTATGTCCAGGAGGATTTCTTACCTATGCCAAACAAGAGAAACATAGAAAGGAGCTGGGAACATTTATTTATCAACTGCAGCTTAAAATTTAATCTCATAACGTtcttatactaactataaccaAAAGTTCCAGAATGAATTAAGAGCAGAGAGCAATGCAAGCTTATTGATATATGTATGCATGACAAACAAGAGTAAAGCATTAGGCACACCTTTGTATGATCATAGCTATTAAACGATGGTTGTACGGCCGAAGACCAGCCTAAGGAACCATTTGCTGGATGAGCTTGCACATTAGATCGAGGCATGAGCTTGGGATTCAGTTCATCGATCCTTTGCTGTACAACTGGTTTCAACTTCTCCAGCTCCGTCAAGACATCCAATAGTCTCTACACAAGATAAAAAAGCTCACATCAAACTACTGATTGAAAAACCAAACGATCATAACGATATATATCCATTGCCATATTACCATTCTTAAATACTCTTTGTTGCTTTTTAGAGATGATCTGTAATCTCGATGGGATGGTATAGTCTCGAGAGCCAAGctagagaaaaccaaaaacatagttgatctcagaaaaaaaaaagtactaggATCTAAATCTCTCTACACAGAGCATAAAgttttagcttttctttttacattcaGATGTATAATACTCACCTTGAAAACCGCAGAAGCATGacatataaatcaataacaTTCTTCTCTGCCCGAAATATATTGGCCTACAAAACATTTATACAGATAAATTAGGAAAGAGAGCTTAAACAAGATGATTCTAGTCTTAAAACAATGACCTTCAGAGAAACAACAAGCCAACAACTAAATTTGAcagccaaaaataaaattggaaattCAACTACACTGAGCATTGAATCAGGTCTGAGTaaagaaaccccaaaaaaaaaaagcacaagaCAGAGTAAAgcgtaaaaacaaaattaaagagtAGGAGAAGACGAGAGACACCTGTTTGAGGATATTATCTGCGATCCTGAAGTAAAATCGGAGAGAGATACGATTGTCTACGCCTATCCTCCGAGCACTAGTAGATATATCGATGGCCTCACAAGACGACGACCCCATAGTTTGCTTCGAACCAGAGAGAAGacaaattgattaataaaaaaaaaaaagcaatcttCCTTTACGCTTTGCGACTAATGGAAGAGCATCGAGTTGAAGAGCAGAGATCTCGGAGCTCTGCGTCAATCGGATACAGAATTATCACAGGGGTGGGAAGCAAACCTCCGGTCCAAATAGACGGCGAGAGGTGAGAAGAGAGGCACCGCGATTAATGGCGAGAGgtacagagaaagaaaaagaaacgacGCTGCTCTTG
Coding sequences within:
- the LOC104743966 gene encoding AMSH-like ubiquitin thioesterase 1, producing the protein MGSSSCEAIDISTSARRIGVDNRISLRFYFRIADNILKQANIFRAEKNVIDLYVMLLRFSSLALETIPSHRDYRSSLKSNKEYLRMRLLDVLTELEKLKPVVQQRIDELNPKLMPRSNVQAHPANGSLGWSSAVQPSFNSYDHTKVRNPPGHNFGYMGSRGQQFLNAAPRQELFRKMSVNFRPNEETLSKHSILGPGGLGGQWQPPINVTKVQYPSNIDFSPVEIPRLDRLACLFIPDESLRSESPLELHIATTMMDTFMRLAKSNTKKNLETCGILAGSLKNRKFYITALIIPKQESTSDSCQATNEEEIFEVQDKQSLFPLGWIHTHPTQSCFMSSIDVHTHYSYQIMLPEAVAIVMAPQDSSRNHGIFRLTTPGGMTVIRNCDRRGFHAHSSPADGGPIYNTCKDVYMNPNLKFDVIDLR
- the LOC104742403 gene encoding uncharacterized protein LOC104742403, translated to MICTDSSHQRISFSSDLGQSEIAPPPVVEPSGLIRRDETLLDSSNPDFEFHISNNFDPGDSSPADEIFADGMILPFHVTAASTVPKRLYKYELPPITSSLSPSPPLPQPLPTKHSEKETNGRASGANSDSEAEKSSKSFWSFKRSSSLNCDIKKSLICSFPRLTRSNSTGSVTNSKRAMLRDVNNHRPSSRSSCCNAYQFRPQKHAGKKGEGGGSFSIIPVLNGPSTFGLGSILRHSKDKTKKKKNKK